GAGAGTATCTGTGCTCCCACGACGGCGTCGACGACATCCACATCACCGGATCCGACCGCACCGTCCAGGCCATCGCCTTCGGTACCGGCGAAGAGGCTCAGGACCGCCGGCGTCAGCGCCGCCCGCGGGTGACCAAGCCCATCACCTCGGAGCTCGGCAACGTCAGCCCCCTCATCGTGGTACCCGGGCATTGGTCCGGCTCCGACATCGAATACCAGGCGGAAAACATCGTCTCCTCCCTGACCAACAACGCCGGGTTCAACTGCAACGCCACCCGGGTGGTGATCCTGCACGCCAGCTGGCCGCAGCGGGATCAGCTCCTCGACGCCATCCGCCAGGTACTGGGTCAGGCGCCCCAGCGCAAGGCTTTCTATCCGGGGGCCGAAGATCGCTTCCGCACCTTCCTAGAGGCCCATCCCGAGGCGGAAACCTTCGGCGAGCATCGGGACGGCCATCTCCCCTGGGCGTTCATTCCCGGCGTCGCCGCAGATCGGGAGGACGAGATCTGCTTCCAGACCGAGGCCTTCTGCGGCGTGTTCTGCGAGGCTCCGCTGGAAGCCGCCTCCCCGGCTCAATTCGTCCACAAGGCGGTAGAATTCGCCAACGAGAAGCTGTGGGGCAACCTCAACGCGACCCTCCTGGTGCACCCCTCGTCGCGGCGGGATCCCCAACTGGCCGCCGCCCTCGAGCAGGCTGAGGCGGATCTACGCTATGGCACCGTGTCGTTCAACCATTGGGCCGCCGTCGGATTCGCTCTGATGAACACCCCGTGGGGCGCCTATCCGGGCAACGATCTCTACGACATCGAGTCCGGCACCGGCTTCGTGCACAACGCCCATATGTTCGACCGTCCTCAAAAAGCCATCGTCCGCTCGCCGTTCATGGCCTTCCCCAAGCCCCCCTGGTTCGTCAGCCACGCCACCTGCCGTAAGCTATCCTCGGACCTGGCGGGCTTCGAGGCCCACCCGTCACCCCTCAAGCTACCGCGTATTTTCTGGCACGCCCTACGGGCTTGAGCCAGGCTTTCACCGTTCGGAGGATTTTCATGCTGTTTCTGAGCTCGTCGTCCCCTGCCCTCTTGTCTACTCTCCGCCGCGGCGGATCGAGCGCCTTCGCCGTGCTCTGCTGCGGCCTGCTCCTGGCCGTCGGCTGCGGCGGCGGATCCACCGGCGATGGTCCGGGATCGGAGGAGATCAGCGCCCTCCAGGGGGAGGTGGACAGCTTCCTCCAGGACTACAACGACCGCTTCGTCGAGCTCTACAGCGCCGCCAGCGAGGCGGAGTGGGCCAGCAACACCCGCATCGTCGAGGGTGACGACACCAACCGTAAGCGCACCGAGGCGGCACAGCAGGCTCTGGCCAGCTACACCGGCTCGTTGGAGGTCATCGAGCAGGCCCGGCTCTATCTGGAACGCCGCGACGATCTGACGCCTCTCTCCGCCCGCCAACTGGAGTCGGTGCTCTACCGCGCCGCCAATTTCCCCCAGACGGTGCCGGAGCTGGTGGAGCAGCGCATCGCCGCCGAGGCCAAGGCCAACGAGGAGCTCTTCGGCTTCACCTTCGAGCTCGACGGCGAGCCCATCGACACCAACCGCATCGACAGCCTGCTGGAGAGCGTCGACGACCTGGATCGGCGCCAAGAGGTTTGGACGACCTCCAAGGAAGTAGGCCGGGTGCTGCGGGAGGATCTCACCTCGATGGTGGATCTGCGCAACAGCACTGTCGCCTCCCTGGGCTACGACGACTACTTCGCCTACCAGGTCTCCGACTACGGCATGACCTCGCAGGAGATGATGGATCTGCTGCAGGGCCTGGTGCGGGACATCTGGCCCCTCTACCGCGAGCTCCACACCTGGACCCGCTACGAGCTGGCGGAGCGCTACGGCACCGAGGTACCGGAGCTCCTGCCGGCCCACTGGCTGCCCAACCGCTGGGCTCAGGACTGGCAGGCGCTGGTGGAAGTGGAAGGACAGGATCTGGACGGCGTCCTCGGTGAGCACGAAGACGAATGGATCGTCCGGCAGGCGGAGGATTTCTACGTCAGCCTCGGCTTCGAGCCCCTGCCGGAGACGTTCTGGGAGCGCTCGTCCCTCTACCCCGCTCCCGAAGGAGCCGAGTGGCAGAAGAACAACCACGCCAGCGCCTGGCATATGGACCTGGCGGACGACGTGCGCTGCCTGATGAGCGTCGAACCCAATCAGCGTTGGTGGGTCACCACCCACCACGAGCTGGGGCATATCTACTATTTCCGCGCCTACAGCCGGCCGGAGGTTCCGCCGCTGCTGCGGGAGGGCGCCAACCGCGCCTTCCACGAGGGTGTCGGGAGCCTCTTGGGAATGGTCTCCCTGCACCAGCCGTTCCTGGTGGAGCGCGGCCTCATCGAGGGCGGTGAAGGCCCTACCGACGAGGCCACCGCCACCCGCCGCCTGCTCAAGGAAGCTCTGGACACGGTGGTCTTCATTCCCTTCTCCGCCGGCACCATGAGCCACTTCGAGCACGATCTCTACACCGGTGCTGTGAGCCCCGACAGCTACAACCGGGCCTGGTGGGATCACGCCCTCAAGTATCAGGGCATCGAGCCGCCGGCGGACCGCGGTGAGGAAGGCTGCGACGCCTGCACCAAGACCCACATCATCAACGACGCGGCTCAGTATTACGACTACGCCCTGTCCTACGTCCTGCTGCATCAGCTGCACTCCCACATCGCCGGTGAGATCTTGGAGCAGGACCTCCACGCCACCAACTACTACGGCAACCAGGAGGTGGGCAACTTCCTCCGCGGAATCCTCGAGAAGGGCGCCACGGAAGATTGGCGCAAGGTGCTCCAGGACGCCCTGGGCCAGGACCTCAACGCCCAGCCCATGCTCGAGTACTTCGCGCCGCTGATGGACTACCTGAAGAAGGAGAACGAGGGTCGGACTCACACCCTGCCTTCGTTCTCGTAGTTCAGCCCCGCATCGACCCGCGCCTGCGGTGCGCGCCTCGGAGTCTTCCCTCGTCTCGAACCGGGATTCGACCTACGAAAGTGGTCGCTGAGCATGCAGAGTCCTGTCCGTCCGATGGACTGCAACGGGGCTGACTGGTAACGTGAATCGTTAGCCAAGGAGCTAACGAAATGAATCGATCCTCTTCCCAGCAGCCCCGCCCCCGGTGGCGCCAAGCCCTTGCTCTATGCGGCAAGACTGCAGGTGTCGTCGGTGTCCTCCTGATCGCCGGTTGGTCGATCCCCGGCTGCCTGACTCTCGAGCGTGTCAACCCCGACACCATCACCGTCGAGCGCTACCCCTGGCTGCAGGCGCCGGAGGAAGTGCCGGTGGGAGATGTCTTCGAGGTCACAGCCTCGCTGGAGGTCGAGCCCCCGGGGATGGAGGTGGCCAACCAAGAGCTTCAGCTGCCGGATCAATCCCAATGGCAGCTCACCGTGATCCTCGAAGCGCCGGATTGCGAGATCGTCGGGGGCGAGGCGGTGCGGACGGTGAACATGGAGCGGGACAAGCCCTCGGAGCCGGCGGTGTTCCAGCTCCAAGCGATACCGGGAGAGGACGGCTGGGCGGACGGCAAGGAGCTCCCCATCGCCGCTTCGTTCTGGTACGAGAATCGCCTGCTGGTACGCGTCTCCGAAACGATGAAGGTCGGCGCGGCCTTGAAACCCGCCGAGCTGCCGCAGGAGGAGGCCGAGCCCGCCGCCATGTTCTGGGAACGGGAGGAAGCGGATCTCCAGATCGTCGTCTCCGACCGCTCCCTGATCCTCTCCGCTCCGGTCTTCGGACCACCCATCTACATCGAGACCGAGCCCCTCTCCGCCGAAGACCGGCAATCCCTAGAGCAGCTCTACGCCGAGCTCGAAGCGGTGGCGGCATCCCGCAACCTGGGACCGCGGCCGGAAGAACGGCAGGCGGCGGAGGATGGCCGCGCCCGAGCCACCGCCGTGCGCATCGGCCGGGTGCTCTGGCAGCGCCTGGCACCCCCCGCCTTCCAGGATGCCTTCTGGGACCTGGCGGACGGCCTGGGGAATGACTTCGACTCGCTGCAAATCTACGCCGACGACCCATCCATTCCCTGGGAGCTCATGCGGCCCTCCCGGGAGGGCTTGGACGGTCTCGAGGAACGGGACTTCCTGGGACTGGAGTTCGACATCGCCCGCGGTCACGCACCGCGCCGCCGCGGCCGCTTTGTGCGCATGCCCGGGGAAGTGCCCCTGGACGCTCTATGGGTCCTGCGCCCCGACTACCGGCCGCCGCTCCTCGGCACCGCCGCGGAGGTTCAATCCCTGCAAGCCTTCCAGCCCGTCTCCGCCAAGATTCGCCCCAGCACCTACGACGAGTTGGTCCAGATCACCCAAGAGCTACCCAACGGCATCCTGCACTTCGCCGGCCATGGCGTCGAGAGCCGGGACGACGCCACAGGCACCACCTACTCCATCCTGCTCTCGGACCAGCCGGTGACCCTCAACGAATGGCTGGGACTGCTGCCGGCGCCGCGGCTGCGCAACCATCCCTTCATCTTCTTCAACGCCTGCAGCGTCGGCAAGACGCACCAAAGCCTGGGCTTCGCCGAGGGCTGGGCCCCGGCCTTCTTGGAAGCCGGGGCGTCGGGCTATGTGGGGACGCTGTGGCCGGTGGGCGACCAGGCGGCGGCTCGGTTTGCCGGCCGGTTCTATGAAGCCCTAGAAACAGATCTGGAAGACGGTGGCGGCAGCCCGGCGCGGGCGATCCGGGAAGCCCGGCGGCTGTTCACCGAGGATCCCAATCCCACCTACCTGGCCTACGTGCTCTACGGCGAGACCGACTTGCTGCTGACCCGGCGATGACCGGCCGCGGCTAGCTGACAGCCGCCCCGGAGGATCATTCGCGCTGCTGGGCCCGCCCGAGATCCCGCCGCACCAGCTGCTGGACGGCACTCTCCCGCACCAGGCTGGACTCGTCCTCCTTGGCCAGCCGCTCCAAGGCCGCCCGCGCCTCGGGCTGGTCGGAGGAAGCACCCAGGACCTCCACCGCCGCCCGGCGCACGTCGGCGCTGTCGTCATCGGTGGCCCGGATCACCAGCACCAGAGCCGCAGCCTCGGTGCGACGCCCCAGCGCTTTCACCACCGCC
This portion of the Acidobacteriota bacterium genome encodes:
- a CDS encoding aldehyde dehydrogenase family protein, producing MTTAQLTSSEPSIEAPRASSQGPIPAATPQGELDQAVADLARRKSEWAAVPAVERAVLLDRLIDDFTTISDRWADSVRRAEGLPADAPLSGEEWLVGPYLVLRDLRLLRDSMRQIARDGVPEIPGPVSTRDDGQVVARVFPSSLYDRLFFPGVSAEVWMEPGVAEDELAEHQAATYRDLGGEGRVSLVLGAGNVSSIGPTDALHKLFVDNSVVLYKMHPVNAYLGPLLEGGFAALVQRGVLRVVYGGAEEGEYLCSHDGVDDIHITGSDRTVQAIAFGTGEEAQDRRRQRRPRVTKPITSELGNVSPLIVVPGHWSGSDIEYQAENIVSSLTNNAGFNCNATRVVILHASWPQRDQLLDAIRQVLGQAPQRKAFYPGAEDRFRTFLEAHPEAETFGEHRDGHLPWAFIPGVAADREDEICFQTEAFCGVFCEAPLEAASPAQFVHKAVEFANEKLWGNLNATLLVHPSSRRDPQLAAALEQAEADLRYGTVSFNHWAAVGFALMNTPWGAYPGNDLYDIESGTGFVHNAHMFDRPQKAIVRSPFMAFPKPPWFVSHATCRKLSSDLAGFEAHPSPLKLPRIFWHALRA
- a CDS encoding M2 family metallopeptidase; amino-acid sequence: MLFLSSSSPALLSTLRRGGSSAFAVLCCGLLLAVGCGGGSTGDGPGSEEISALQGEVDSFLQDYNDRFVELYSAASEAEWASNTRIVEGDDTNRKRTEAAQQALASYTGSLEVIEQARLYLERRDDLTPLSARQLESVLYRAANFPQTVPELVEQRIAAEAKANEELFGFTFELDGEPIDTNRIDSLLESVDDLDRRQEVWTTSKEVGRVLREDLTSMVDLRNSTVASLGYDDYFAYQVSDYGMTSQEMMDLLQGLVRDIWPLYRELHTWTRYELAERYGTEVPELLPAHWLPNRWAQDWQALVEVEGQDLDGVLGEHEDEWIVRQAEDFYVSLGFEPLPETFWERSSLYPAPEGAEWQKNNHASAWHMDLADDVRCLMSVEPNQRWWVTTHHELGHIYYFRAYSRPEVPPLLREGANRAFHEGVGSLLGMVSLHQPFLVERGLIEGGEGPTDEATATRRLLKEALDTVVFIPFSAGTMSHFEHDLYTGAVSPDSYNRAWWDHALKYQGIEPPADRGEEGCDACTKTHIINDAAQYYDYALSYVLLHQLHSHIAGEILEQDLHATNYYGNQEVGNFLRGILEKGATEDWRKVLQDALGQDLNAQPMLEYFAPLMDYLKKENEGRTHTLPSFS
- a CDS encoding CHAT domain-containing protein; amino-acid sequence: MNRSSSQQPRPRWRQALALCGKTAGVVGVLLIAGWSIPGCLTLERVNPDTITVERYPWLQAPEEVPVGDVFEVTASLEVEPPGMEVANQELQLPDQSQWQLTVILEAPDCEIVGGEAVRTVNMERDKPSEPAVFQLQAIPGEDGWADGKELPIAASFWYENRLLVRVSETMKVGAALKPAELPQEEAEPAAMFWEREEADLQIVVSDRSLILSAPVFGPPIYIETEPLSAEDRQSLEQLYAELEAVAASRNLGPRPEERQAAEDGRARATAVRIGRVLWQRLAPPAFQDAFWDLADGLGNDFDSLQIYADDPSIPWELMRPSREGLDGLEERDFLGLEFDIARGHAPRRRGRFVRMPGEVPLDALWVLRPDYRPPLLGTAAEVQSLQAFQPVSAKIRPSTYDELVQITQELPNGILHFAGHGVESRDDATGTTYSILLSDQPVTLNEWLGLLPAPRLRNHPFIFFNACSVGKTHQSLGFAEGWAPAFLEAGASGYVGTLWPVGDQAAARFAGRFYEALETDLEDGGGSPARAIREARRLFTEDPNPTYLAYVLYGETDLLLTRR